A genomic region of Homo sapiens chromosome 4, GRCh38.p14 Primary Assembly contains the following coding sequences:
- the ADH4 gene encoding all-trans-retinol dehydrogenase [NAD(+)] ADH4 isoform 2 (isoform 2 is encoded by transcript variant 3) — MGTKGKVIKCKAAIAWEAGKPLCIEEVEVAPPKAHEVRIQIIATSLCHTDATVIDSKFEGLAFPVIVGHEAAGIVESIGPGVTNVKPGDKVIPLYAPLCRKCKFCLSPLTNLCGKISNLKSPASDQQLMEDKTSRFTCKGKPVYHFFGTSTFSQYTVVSDINLAKIDDDANLERVCLLGCGFSTGYGAAINNAKVTPGSTCAVFGLGGVGLSAVMGCKAAGASRIIGIDINSEKFVKAKALGATDCLNPRDLHKPIQEVIIELTKGGVDFALDCAGGSETMKAALDCTTAGWGSCTFIGVAAGSKGLTIFPEELIIGRTINGTFFGGWKSVDSIPKLVTDYKNKKFNLDALVTHTLPFDKISEAFDLMNQGKSVRTILIF; from the exons ATGGGCACCAAGGGCAAA gtTATTAAATGCAAAGCAGCCATCGCCTGGGAAGCAGGCAAGCCCCTTTGCATTGAAGAGGTTGAAGTAGCTCCCCCCAAGGCTCATGAAGTTCGCATTCAG ATCATTGCTACCTCTCTGTGCCATACTGATGCCACTGTTATCGATTCTAAATTTGAGGGCCTAGCTTTCCCAGTGATCGTTGGCCATGAGGCTGCAGGTATTGTGGAAAGTATTGGGCCAGGAGTGACCAACGTCAaaccag GTGACAAAGTAATTCCACTTTATGCACCTCTATGTAGAAAATGCAAGTTTTGTCTGAGTCCACTCACAAATTTGTGTGGGAAAATCAG taatCTCAAAAGTCCTGCTAGTGATCAACAACTAATGGAAGACAAAACCAGCAGGTTTACCTGCAAAGGAAAACCAGTTTACCATTTCTTTGGAACCAGTACATTCTCTCAGTACACTGTGGTGTCAGATATCAATCTTGCCAAAATAGATGATGATGCAAATTTAGAGAGAGTTTGTCTGCTTGGATGTGGGTTTTCAACTGGCTATGGGGCTGCAATCAACAATGCCAAG GTCACCCCTGGTTCGACTTGTGCTGTCTTTGGCCTAGGAGGTGTGGGTCTTTCTGCTGTAATGGGTTGTAAAGCAGCAGGAGCTTCCAGAATCATAGGTATTGACATCAACAGTGAGAAGTTTGTGAAGGCTAAAGCCCTGGGAGCCACTGACTGCCTCAATCCTAGAGACTTACATAAACCGATCCAGGAAGTTATCATTGAATTGACCAAGGGAGGTGTGGATTTTGCCCTTGACTGTGCAGGTGGATCTGAAACCATG AAAGCAGCCCTGGACTGTACAACCGCAGGCTGGGGATCATGTACTTTCATTGGAGTAGCTGCTGGTAGCAAAGGATTGACTATTTTTCCAGAGGAGCTAATAATCGGCCGTACTATAAATGGAACATTCTTTGgtg GTTGGAAAAGTGTAGATTCTATCCCAAAGCTGGTCACTGACTATAAGAATAAGAAATTCAATCTGGATGCACTGGTGACCCATACCCTGCCTTTTGACAAAATCAGTGAGGCATTTGACCTAATGAACCAAGGAAAAAG CGTCCGAACAATCCTCATCTTTTGA
- the ADH4 gene encoding all-trans-retinol dehydrogenase [NAD(+)] ADH4 isoform 1 (isoform 1 is encoded by transcript variant 2): MLVRGPHFELQRCKTHLFSSNYLTQVIKCKAAIAWEAGKPLCIEEVEVAPPKAHEVRIQIIATSLCHTDATVIDSKFEGLAFPVIVGHEAAGIVESIGPGVTNVKPGDKVIPLYAPLCRKCKFCLSPLTNLCGKISNLKSPASDQQLMEDKTSRFTCKGKPVYHFFGTSTFSQYTVVSDINLAKIDDDANLERVCLLGCGFSTGYGAAINNAKVTPGSTCAVFGLGGVGLSAVMGCKAAGASRIIGIDINSEKFVKAKALGATDCLNPRDLHKPIQEVIIELTKGGVDFALDCAGGSETMKAALDCTTAGWGSCTFIGVAAGSKGLTIFPEELIIGRTINGTFFGGWKSVDSIPKLVTDYKNKKFNLDALVTHTLPFDKISEAFDLMNQGKSVRTILIF; encoded by the exons ATGCTTGTCCGAGGACCACACTTCGAGTTGCAGAGATGTAAAACACATCTATTCTCCAGCAATTATCTGACTCAG gtTATTAAATGCAAAGCAGCCATCGCCTGGGAAGCAGGCAAGCCCCTTTGCATTGAAGAGGTTGAAGTAGCTCCCCCCAAGGCTCATGAAGTTCGCATTCAG ATCATTGCTACCTCTCTGTGCCATACTGATGCCACTGTTATCGATTCTAAATTTGAGGGCCTAGCTTTCCCAGTGATCGTTGGCCATGAGGCTGCAGGTATTGTGGAAAGTATTGGGCCAGGAGTGACCAACGTCAaaccag GTGACAAAGTAATTCCACTTTATGCACCTCTATGTAGAAAATGCAAGTTTTGTCTGAGTCCACTCACAAATTTGTGTGGGAAAATCAG taatCTCAAAAGTCCTGCTAGTGATCAACAACTAATGGAAGACAAAACCAGCAGGTTTACCTGCAAAGGAAAACCAGTTTACCATTTCTTTGGAACCAGTACATTCTCTCAGTACACTGTGGTGTCAGATATCAATCTTGCCAAAATAGATGATGATGCAAATTTAGAGAGAGTTTGTCTGCTTGGATGTGGGTTTTCAACTGGCTATGGGGCTGCAATCAACAATGCCAAG GTCACCCCTGGTTCGACTTGTGCTGTCTTTGGCCTAGGAGGTGTGGGTCTTTCTGCTGTAATGGGTTGTAAAGCAGCAGGAGCTTCCAGAATCATAGGTATTGACATCAACAGTGAGAAGTTTGTGAAGGCTAAAGCCCTGGGAGCCACTGACTGCCTCAATCCTAGAGACTTACATAAACCGATCCAGGAAGTTATCATTGAATTGACCAAGGGAGGTGTGGATTTTGCCCTTGACTGTGCAGGTGGATCTGAAACCATG AAAGCAGCCCTGGACTGTACAACCGCAGGCTGGGGATCATGTACTTTCATTGGAGTAGCTGCTGGTAGCAAAGGATTGACTATTTTTCCAGAGGAGCTAATAATCGGCCGTACTATAAATGGAACATTCTTTGgtg GTTGGAAAAGTGTAGATTCTATCCCAAAGCTGGTCACTGACTATAAGAATAAGAAATTCAATCTGGATGCACTGGTGACCCATACCCTGCCTTTTGACAAAATCAGTGAGGCATTTGACCTAATGAACCAAGGAAAAAG CGTCCGAACAATCCTCATCTTTTGA